The sequence TTCAGGAATATAAATGTTCTCATTAAGTGTAAAACTATCAAGTAGGTATATGAACCCAACTCtactcctttacccgggcttgggatcgtTAGTAATCCTAGAAGAGCTACGGTCAGACAGTCCTTTCCAGTTGATTATAGCAACTGGATATAACTTGAaacaattattcaatatataatTTGATGGAAAATACTGGTTGGCGATCTATTCTACTCTTTAAGGgataacaggagtaagtaagtaggctTAATTATGAAACGTATTATACCACAATTTACagatcatttttaaatatttacaagAGGAAAGTGGATCCTTTAAAAGTTGAATCATTATCAGTACCTTCTTACACTTACTCGTGAAAAAAAATTCATTACAAACTGAGAATTtacatttaatgaaataaatttaactatCAATAGCGATTACTAGTCACTGTTCATTGTTCAATAAGAGGGTACAATGTGCTTCACATACACAATCATCGTTTAATATATCACAATCCGCCTACGTTTTCTAATAAATCGTGATTATTTTGTACTAAGTTAAAAGACAATTATGGAGAAAGGGAgagtgtgtgcgtgtgtgtgtgtgtgtgtgagagagagagttataaaaatgaaaatccCTTTAAACTCCCAATTAATGAAAAGTGTCTAAAGgacatttataaaaaataaaaaaacaagataaacatacatacatataaatgcagttaaaatataaacaaacaaaagagcAACACATTGATTAGAACTATATACTACACATAAAAGTGTCTTAAAGATCtgaaatttcatttaaactataaaaattgGAAATCTCCTTAAAAATCCATATTAATAAAGGTTTAACGAACAAGTACATATAAACCAACTAAACTTAGTTTGGAAAACaatgttgtttctttttttgtttgttaagTTTTACAGACAGCGGTAGGCGACAATGAGTCAAGtaaggaagaaaaaaacaagaagaaagcaactgtattaataataataacaataattttcatAGTTAACCATAAACTAAGAAACTCCAAAGATACAAATTATTGTATGGGCATTTAGTAATTTTGTATATATTTAAGCTTTCAATTAATTTGTGTACTAGAGTAAAGTGaagaaagtatatatatatatatatatatatattacctaCTTTCCAACTAGatctaactatatatatacaaatgtagAAAGGAAATAacttagtgttgaatgtagaataatatgactATCTTATTTAGTCATTAATATATATGGGAAGaatttaaaatatacaaatatggAAATGCACAAAAATTTGAAAATACCATTAACTAGActttctgttgttgtttttttattaaagatTTCTATAACGCTACAGTAAAACAGAGAGAAAAATGACGATAACATAGTTTATAATATTCTTATGGtctatgtaataataataataatactgtacACACTCGCATTCATACATGTCTACTGAGGTATAATAGTCTATAGTCAGATATACAtgtaaatatataagcatatataGCAAATTATTAAATGAGTTTgtatttttctatttaaaacTAAGAAGCACAATTTTCCCACACAGCTATTCATTTACACTTATAAATACACAAACAGATATGTGTACACACCCTCACACAcctcccatgatgtcttcatcaatttgtttttttttcttcttatattcaatgaaaaagAGACAAAGTGGACAAATGTACACTAAATTTGAACTAATTGTTTACTTTAGTGAaaaatttaaaactaaataaatttatttttttttggtaGAAGAGGGTGTGAAGAACATCATCAACACTAtgataaataacaaaacaaaaatattggGTTTTATTCGTTTTCTTGAATAAACAGAACATTAACTAACTTGATGATAATGTGCATTGtgtttcaatatatatttatatatttatttaaataaactatatATGTCTAATAACTTTTCGTTTATCTATGTCGAAATTTCTAAAGGAGAGATTTCTACTCATTTAATACTTAAagacaatcatcatcatcatcatcatcatcatcatcatcatcatcatcatcatcatcatcatcatcatcatcatcatcatcatcatcatcatcatcatcatcatcatcatcatcatcatcatcatcatgatagTAGCCAAAACAAACATTTGAAGTTCTTGATACCTAGGGAGAAGTTAGATCTTATTATGGAATATTTCTAGATTGTCTGCTGCTACGTAGCAATTGGAATGTTGAAAATACTTCACATGAATTCTGGTCAAATGTGTTTTCAGGAAAacattaaattatgaaataaatattggttttaaaatgtattaaaataagATGAAAGAGTTTTATAACATTTCCTAGTCATTTAAAACTATTTCGCTTATTTGTAATCTATGATACAGGACGATACATAGttgataaatatttgaatattcTTAGGAGACAATGtcagtaataatagtattaatattaatagtaataatggcaATGATAGTTATAAATTAGTCCTCAAACTCATGCAAATGTAACTCTGGAGTTGAGCTAGAATTTATTTGCTGTGATTCGTGGTATACCTTTAATGTGGCGGCTAGTAGTACTATTCACTTGTCCAAATCTAAGTAGGTAGAGTGACATAATTATAGAAAATTGAATGCCtgaaccataaatctaattctttaCACAATAGGGTCAACCAAAATCTGAGTTGAAATTTCAGTCGGACTACTGAACCCAAAGTTGCTCTCATATTGTTCTAACAGATGAAACATAACTAGTAACTAGTAGATAGCCAAATGAAGGACAGTAATCCAGTTATGTTTCATAATGTGAGTCAGTTCTTCTGTTCTAGAGTtgaattaaaatgattttaacAAAATAGATATCAATTCCATGGTATACGTCTTACATAATGTTAGAACGGTAACTAGGAGATTAGTGACTTCTAATTCAATATAgccttattttctttaaaatatataaattatcatAATTCACTGTGTCGAAAAACGACCTGCTAATTAAAAGTTATCGATTCGTAATTTCCTTGATTTTCTGTCCATTATAAGATCTGTATAACATTATCTAAGTATACATAATCACATTGAAGAAAAATGTTTACCTTACGATTaatcattatatatttttaaacctAATGTGCCAAAAGTTTTAACGTTTTCACCTTACTCTtaagttaatttatttacattgttAAAAATTCATACACTGAGATAGGGAAACATTCTGATCtttgaaatttttaataattatttaaatagtaTCAAGATATCTAGGTGCTTCTTTTCAGTATGAGCTGATATTGTTTTGGCTAGAAAACATTTGTTGATTTAGTATTGCAGCTACCGTAAAGATAAGATTTTAGACGTAGTTGAGTTTGATATTGTCAATCATCCACAGTATATTCTTTGTAGTGAATATCAGAGTTCAATCAACATTTGTTTCATCAAGGTATGTTGAAGACTGAATTAATCAAAAGTTATccagtttattcatttaatttcgtGCTGAAATCATTTAATCAGTACAGTCAAAAATTAGCACTATTATAACAGATGTGAATTTATATGAATTGGGCTGTTTTCTGTCGACCAACTGAATTGATGAGATTAATGTGGCAACTACTGAGAAATCCATATTTATCAATCCAATTCACCAATGAATAATCATGATAAGACAGAATGACCGGTTCTCAAAATCTGAGTCATTTAACGTCGCAGTACGATATACACTAATATAGTGAATATTTACACAAAGTAAACTTGGTTAGAATTAGTTTGATATATCAATGATTATCAGATACGGTTTATCAACTTTGGAACTAAGGCGTAATTATCAAGTAAAAGAAATGGAGTACATATATTAGATAAGTCGATTTACAAACTAAATCACACATAGGTACTTTTAGGGTTTAATAACGGCTGGTAAATATTCAGTACATTATAGTCACAACTCTATAACAGTGAGTCTTAGTTGAAATATAAAAACCTAATGGAAACAAGTAAAATTAACTGATCTATTCTAGATAAATTTAAAGCATGATGTAAATTTCCATAATAATCATCGATAGTAATTAACTAAGGTTAACTTCATTCGTTAAAGTGGATCATATCATTAATGATTATGATAAAAATGATATACACAGTATATTATTTTGACAAGAAGAAAACATTCTTGAAATCTTCATGCATAATCCTAATTTGAAACAGAAAACAGTCTAAATTAACAAATTCTTTATTGTCCGTAACTTATAATCTCCAATCTGCCTAACAGACGCAATCATAACTTAAGACCTTCCGGTTTCAAAGGATTTCTAAAATTTCATAAAGTTAAACAATGCAGTGAAAGTATTTACCATGGAAATAAATTAACTTACTGACTTCCTGTTCGTAACAGTTTTTTCAATACCACTACGGAAGGCACGTCTACATGACAATGGTGAATAAGAAAAAggtgtattggataaaaatgcATGATCATTGATGACATTCTTTGAAGATTCACTAACTGGTTCAtatgaatttaatttatttccatAAGTATCATTATTCACTCCATAATTAATTGAATTGTTGATTTTTACATCACAGCAACTGGTTCTGTTTGATGTTGCATATGGTTTTATTCCATCTTCCATGGATAACTTAGATATCTGATTATTTTCTGTACAGTTTATAGCCGTCGAAACAGATGGCCAGTTAGTTAGAAATATTTTATCAGGATCTGTAACTCTGTCCTCTTCTTCgtcatcatcttcatcttcatcatcatcgtcatcttcgttatcatcatcaccatcttcGTACTCTTCCgtattttttgttgtttcttGTCCTTCATACTTGagtggttgttgttgttcttgctGATTACATCGACTACAAAAGTAATGACCTGTACCATCTGGTTGCCCATTTGAATAGATTTGTTCACCACATTTTACACATTCTTGATTAGTCTTAGGAAAAATTTGATTCATTGATAACTTTGAATCTATTGAATCAAATAGAAAGATATGGATAATTTTAACTATATGAATTACTGTTGTGGGAAATGATATTTATCAATTAGTGATATAACATGTTTTATGCAGCCATTTGAGGCTTGAATCTTGAACAAATAATTTGGTCTGAGGGATTGAAACTCAATATGATATGAAATAATGTGAGATTATATGCGTGATTTCCACTAAAGAAAAGTTTCGGATTCTATTGATAGTAACAGTTATTCAGtttcaaattattcattatattacGATTACTACCTTGTTCGCTGTCAGCCTCCAATTTAAAGACGGATACCTGTTTATATTGTCAataaacttaaataaataaatttttcttcAGTTTGTGGAAGTTTTCATGAGTGACCAACGTTATCTAGAAAATTTTTGAGAAATAACCAAAGATAAACAGTTTTTCCTCTTAATTCAGCTTATTCTAAATGTACATACCAATGAATCGATTCACACAAGAGTGAATCCAAAACTTTTAGgtcttatttcaaacataatctCCTTGAGACACTGAATTAAATTTCAGTGGCATACATATCCCACAAATCTATCAAATAAAGTAATCTTTATTCTTTGTCCTCAATTTATTTTTCTACAATCATGTACCAAAAACCATATGATGCTTCTTGTAGGTCAACCATAGATTTCTAACCACAAAAcgatatgaataataatgaagcATCAAATAAAAAATCAGCCTAATTACATTCTATCACCAACGGGACATTGTTTATGTTGTGATTATGCCAAGGTTATAGTTGGGTTATTAATTTCTATACACCTCAGTTACTTCGAgggtagtagtattagtattagttgttgttgttgattacCACGTGGTTGATTTTCAACTACCCATTAAATTTacttaatataaaataattaacagtGTAATATTTGCTGTTTGTAAGTAAATCTTCATAGCAAGTCATTTGAAATTTTTCGTGAATATTAACGCTCAACTGGtcattaataatattatcataataTAATACGACCAAGTACTGGAACGTCACATTGTGAAGAGAACTAAGATCATTAGATACTTTTTGGTTATTTTTGCCAATATACACCCCCAAATCCAGTGGAGGCGTCCAAAAATGATCATAGTTCTATTTGGCCTAGTAGGTGATGTTAAATAAGTTGATTGGAGAATATCGTACACACCTAACTGGATTGTGAATTTGCAAATATCCCatattattggtatatttatGGTACATTGTTATCGgaagaataattaaaatataaaacatatttatttctaaagattatcattataaacataaacataagCCCTCCCGGTATGTActcaatatactacttatatctatattCATTCACTGCTGAATAAATTTTACTCACTTATTAGTAaagtttaaattattatatacCTGTTTTGTGTTTCTTGTAAGACCTtatattctatttcatttattattacttttccACCGATTCCTATCCATATCTCTTTTTATCTTCATGAGTGATTGTGAATAATAGACTGAACAATTACTCTCTATTGTGTTTACGATTTTAAGAATGATCAAATGGTAATATGATTTGATCATAGTCATTTGATCTTGATTGCAAGGAAGGCTGTTACTTTTTCGCTtgagtagtactagtagtagttaAACATTTGTTTCCAAATAAACCTAAAAGTAATGAATTTTATTATACATCTAATAATAGACACATAACTAGCTTATTTAACTATAAGTTAAAGTATTTTCTTTTACACGGTCAACAAAAGTGAACACATCATTTTCGATTTCTATGACgaacagtttattattattactattagttcTTTTTCATGTATGATAATTACGCACAAGAAAATAATGTTCTTGATCTAAATTTCAAAAGTCTAGATGAACTGGATCACATTTTCACACATATGACCCTGAAACAATTTCACTTTCACATATacgtaaataataaaaataaaaattaaaaaaaaacgaagGAACTTATGAGGCTAATGTTGACCGCATTAAAAATCGAACcagtaaaagaaaaagaaaagaagagaaaattagTCAAATGACGTTTACAAATTATGTagtgtaaatataaataatgtacATATTCGTGGTAAAATATCTGTGAactttatattattttcaaGAAATATGGTATGATTTCTATGGTCAACGTCTGAATTCCTAAAGTAAACTTCTTTGTATACTGGACATTTTTTAAAGtcattttaatttaatgaaattattagtGAGTATTTATTGTGAATATTGAATAAGGAATATAGATTAATGTAATGAGAAACTCAATGTTAGTATAGAAATGGAAGATATTCAATAACAGAAGTCTACAAAGATCATCATCAAATAATTGCGTAGTTTTACACTTAttctattatttcatttattcaatgtatTGCATGTACAGTGTATAAGTTCAGGATAATTTGACAAACTATTAAGAATACCATTAATAAATATTCTGTGAAGTACTGATACTTTTTGTGCAGTCTATTAAATATtccctttcttttacttgctccttTTTttagcccccttgagatatggaacacGTGACTtaatcctgcaccatccttaaagcctcAGATATTCCAAAGCGATATAAGGTTGCGCACCCACCAAtggtagcaacgacgacattaaagatcaattctacgagcggctgcagtcaatcatagagaaatgctcaagaaaggacctcaccattctgatgggagatctaaatgccaaggtcggaatagacaacactggatatgaagatattatgggacgacatggactgggagagaggaacgaaaatggagaatgatttgcaaatttgtgtgcattcaacaaattagtcataggaggcacaatatttccacacaaacgtatacacaaggctacatggatctcaccggaccacactacagagaaccagatagaccatatttgcatcaacaaaaattccgaaggacaatggaagatgtgagaaccaggagaggagctgacgtagcttcagatcaccacctagttgtagccaatttaaaactgaagctaaaaaagaactggacaagtggacaaacagcactacaaaggttcaatacagccttccttcgagatactgacaaactcaatgaattcaagatagctctcaacaacagattccaagcctttcaagatctactgaaggaagaagaaactaccatggaggacaactggaaaggcatcaaagaaacattgacttcaacgtgtcaagaggttctgggcctaaagaaacaccatcataaggaatggatctctatagaaacactggacaagatcaaagaaaggaagaacaagaagacagcaattaacaacagccgaacacgagcagagaaagtccaagcacaagctgaatacatagaagcaaacaagcaagtgaagaggagcattagagccgacaggaagaaatacgtggaagaattagcaacgacggcagaaaaagctgctagagaaggaaatatgaaacagctctacgatacaacgaagaaactatcagggaaatacagtaaaccagagaggccggtcaaagacaaagaaggcaagccaatcactgaaattcaacaacagcgaaacagatgggtagaatacttcgaggaactcctgaataggccggctccaatgaatccaccgaacatcgaagtagcacacacagatcttcctatagatgtcaacccaccaacgacggaagaaattagaatggccgtcagacaaatcaagaacgggaaagcagcaggatccgacaacataccagctgaagcactgaaatcagacgtcgaagtaaccacaagcatgctttaccctctattcaaaaagatttgggaggaggaacaagtgccgatggactggaaagaaggacacctcatcaagattccaaagaaaggagatctgagcaaatgtgaaaactacagaggcattacactactgtcaataccagggaaagtcttcaacagagtattgctgaaccggatgaaggatgcagtagatgcccaacttcgagatcaacaagctggattccgaaaggatcggtcgtgcacagaccaaattgcaacactacggatcatcgtcgaacaatcagttgagtggaactcgtcactatacatcaacttcattgattatgaaaaggcattcgacagtgtagataggaggacattatggaaacttcttcgacactacggagttcctgagaagattgtcaatattatccggaactcatacgacggactacagtgcaaagtagtgcatggaggacagctgacagatgcattccaagtaaggaccggagtcagacaaggctgtttactctctcccttcctctttcttctggtggtcgactggattatgaagacctcgacatctgaaggaaaacacggaatacaatggacagctcagaaccaattagacgatctggacttcgcagatgacctagccctcctatcacgtacacgtgaacagattcagataaaggcagccaatgtagcagcagtctctgcatcagtaggcctcagtatacacaaagggaaaaccaaggtccttaaattcaaagcggagaacagcaatccaatcacccttgatggcgaaactctggaagatgtagaatccttcacatatctgggaagcatcgtcgatagacatggaggttcagatgcagacgtaaaggcgaggattggcaaagcaagggccgcattcctacaattgaagaacatatggaactcaaaacaactttcaaccaatatcaaagtgagaatcttcaatacgaacgtcaaggcaattctactgtatggagctgaaacttggagaactacaacaaccacaatcaagaaagtacaagtatttataaatagctgtctacgcaagatactcaacatccattggccggataccatcagcaatagccttctgtgggagagaacaaaccaacttccagctgaagaggaaattaggaaaagacgatggaaatggataggacatacattacgcaaatcgtcaaactgcattacgaggcaagctctaacttggaatcctgaagggaagcggaaaagaggaaggccaaagaacacgttacgtcggataatagaagcagatatgaaaaggatgaattacaactggaaggagctggaaaggattgcccaggacagggttggatggagaatgctggtgagcgacctatgctccttcacgaggagtaacaggtgtaagtaagtaagtaagtaagtaagatataAGGTTGCAAtttctagaagctcccaccttcaatggatctatgtttgaccatcagttgcacatcgCAACGccactttcatgaagcgcgccagcTGTTATACTGACTACAACCATTTACATTTCatttcttataaattatcaaccctgctgagtaatttactacagtggatattgtatcatttgtaacaatttgatcttgcctgtaaactggcatgtctcctgtaacaaactgttatttgagaataaattattataattgatAAATACATGGAATGATTTTAGGCtgatttcataaaataattttaaaaaatgataataaacacaACGGATAGTGATTAATATAAAATACTTACTccatgaaaataatatttaagaGATAAGTGTAtcttacaaaatattttgaatattctTAAAGGAACATAAACTGAAGACGTGAATTAAGTTCAACATGGAACTTCCAGAAATTGGAATCAAATGAATAGTAGATCTTAGATATACAAAACCATCCTTTTCATATTGGTCATTTATTTAAGACTACCATAGATAGACTAATTCATTTTGACTTACCAGACAAACCTTAAACAAACGCGTTTcagttatacatatatatgactCATTAAGAACTTTAACTGAAAGGCAACGCTAATTTTTCCTAACAAATAGCGAACTAACTATTGTGACCCTTTCTTACATTTATATAAGAGTAGAAATACTTATCTAATTCTTATCAGTCATCATTATGATAATCAATTTCTGTCAAAACTTTCTTTTTTAAGATAGTGatatgaaaaaaaatgtttaagaCTGATGTTTAAATTGAATAAAGGTAGAAGCCTGTTATTACGATTCATCCTGGTAGATCGATTTAACaacagaaaaaaagaacaattaatTGATAAGTTGAATCAGTTGTTACGTcatcaaacaaaaaaaacttgaGTGAGTTGTTTACATTTAGATATAAGTTAATTGATAATCTGTTCCATTCTTATTGTGTTCACTTTTACACGTAATTCATTTGTGTATTtagatattacataataatttattctgggTATTTATCTGAACAAGTGGAACCTACCATTTATCTGTCTTAATTGTATTCAGATATTTGATAGGTATAATTAACTCTGATTTATTTGACTTTACTCAATATATCTATCAGTAATTTTACACTTTATTTATGGAAAGTAAACTTTCTGAATGCCAATTCAGTCATGTACACACTAATATTCTTTAAGTTATGTAAACACTATGATAAATATTcgaccggtaagagtagaggatatccgtaggttactagtatttgatcataggtgtcttcgaaacattgctcgtatatcctgggaccatagagtaagtaacgcagttgttaggaaacgggcactaggtaaggatggcaaatccattgatgaagtggtgagacttcatcagttgagatggctgggacacgtgttacgtatgcccaacgaccgactgcctcgacgtgcgacgttcagtggtataggagtagattggaagaaagctagaggcggccagaccaaaacatggcacaagtccataaagtcactgaaaagtggactgagtcatgttggtaggtgtagactacctggttggggactgcgagatgatagcaaccgatggttagagaccctgaatgatatggctcaaaatcgtttgcaatggcgcaagtgcatccactctttgtgttctcctaaatcCTAATCTCCTGATTTCTCCTCGtatcttttttcctctttccaaatttatttcactgtattatactctttaaataacatctccaaaccctaatctttccgattattacttatactcttaccgcctctaccactacgggatttgaatggacaactgcatctgtgtgctaatgtggtatggcaactcgaactaatgtacgtacgtacgaagttctacgttgttactgactgaaatATTCGACCTCAGGATAAATACAAAAatccttttttttcatttcgaaAAACAAATGAGTCTTGAATAAACAGTCAAATCAAGGAAATACAGTGTACTAAAATGAAGTGTTTTTTTAGGGAATATTAGTGATGAACAATTGTCATATATAGTCATATCATCGATATGTGATTTTTGAGTTATCTTCATTAGCATAACATGAAACATAAAGCATGTTAAGTATGTTACAAAATAGAAAGGCTAAAAATCCTACAGAGAGAAGCTCCCAAAAGCAGTTCTCATGAATGACATCATTTTGAAAGCATGCCTATAAAAACTAATTTACATTGGGAGTTCGACGGATATGAATTGACATTTAAGCTAGCAACCATCTTTGATTACAGTGACAAGTACTTAATATTGTTAACTACAAAATTACTTTATTTCCTCATTTCTCATTACATATCCCTATCATACCTTTGATTCAAATTGCCTGTCGTACGTGATAAACACCAGTTCTCTCCCTTCTTGTTTGTCAGTCTGGTGTTTCTGTAGATACTTTTAACCAAAAGTGCAAGTTATCTATGATTAATTATTTGACAAACATGCCACTATCATTAACAGTGACTATCCTTAATGATAGTTCATTGTATCATATTAAAAAATCGAAAAACATATAATCCAACAAATGAATTCTAATCTTAAACATTGAAGTGATGAGTAGCTGAAAAGTTTACCTTTtgcatttattccttcatactCCACCATAGCTTTTCTATATCCATGTTGGTGTAAAGATGAATTCATATTGACTGTTCTGCTTAAAGTCATATTTTCAGTCAAATACatcttattcatttcattttcttcCAAAGAATAATTGGATTCAGCAGAATTATGTAAAGAATTATCAATATCTTCATTagcattatcattatcatcatattcTTTACCAACACCGAGTAATGGTGAGTGAAATGTTGTTGCAAAAACTTCGGAGTTCGATGAAGATGAACTGTTTTGTACTGTTCCATTTTGTTCATGATTACAATTGGACTGATGACTTCTAGAATCGACTGCTGAGAAATTTTTTATATTACTTAATTCTATTTCCGGCCTGACGTAATGATCTGATTTTCCAGTGGAATTATTTCCATACTTATTATATAGTGAATATGGTGGACAGGGAGACTGATAGGTGTCAATGAAACAATTTGATACGGGATTGTAACGAACTGGCTCGTTTTCAGTGTTTAGCAACTCATTAGAATGAAGGTGATATCTTTGATTTTCATAGTTACCAACAGGATAACCATTAGAATTCATGGTTTTACTGTCATTGAAGTGAGCTAAAGTCCTTAAATCCGATTTAAAATGTGGTATTGCCATTTCGCTTTGAATATTGTAAGAATTTTCATTCTCATAAATAGTCCTTTCATTGTTTTGTTGAATATATTGGTCTGAATAATTTTGTAATTGGAGTAAAGAATTTGATGTCATCTTATTAAATACAGAATGGGATACAGGAGGCGATGTTGACAAAGATGAAGATGGTGTTGCAGATGATGAAGTGGAAGGAGAACAACAATCAGATTTATTGAGTGGTC comes from Schistosoma haematobium chromosome 3, whole genome shotgun sequence and encodes:
- the GATA4 gene encoding Transcription factor GATA-4 (EggNog:ENOG410VB6C~COG:K) — encoded protein: MLALPSHELSTSSKTSSGYLTDYKRPLNKSDCCSPSTSSSATPSSSLSTSPPVSHSVFNKMTSNSLLQLQNYSDQYIQQNNERTIYENENSYNIQSEMAIPHFKSDLRTLAHFNDSKTMNSNGYPVGNYENQRYHLHSNELLNTENEPVRYNPVSNCFIDTYQSPCPPYSLYNKYGNNSTGKSDHYVRPEIELSNIKNFSAVDSRSHQSNCNHEQNGTVQNSSSSSNSEVFATTFHSPLLGVGKEYDDNDNANEDIDNSLHNSAESNYSLEENEMNKMYLTENMTLSRTVNMNSSLHQHGYRKAMVEYEGINAKDSKLSMNQIFPKTNQECVKCGEQIYSNGQPDGTGHYFCSRCNQQEQQQPLKYEGQETTKNTEEYEDGDDDNEDDDDDEDEDDDEEEDRVTDPDKIFLTNWPSVSTAINCTENNQISKLSMEDGIKPYATSNRTSCCDVKINNSINYGVNNDTYGNKLNSYEPVSESSKNVINDHAFLSNTPFSYSPLSCRRAFRSGIEKTVTNRKSQTNRRIGLICSNCETTKTTLWRRNLDGEPVCNACGLYQKLHGRTRPTSMRKDAIQTRKRKSKKRKDYSLTVAVAAAAAAAAASVVSVTASSISSTPVVPTLTNPFYWRPCSTTELCQSNKMSVFNPGLFHSNSTNSHLLPMPGSFSRFLPEQLPMLRNKNFEDSVCSPTSDNYDKSLSQYEMTNNNKSVVERTSAYTTSFLNSESNNYADHQKPMLNCQNYQAELTYQLQKHFSLQSNQLNLHSGTHLNNDSLCLPSSVNYQQIHRQELHPSFPSFSPSSISSNHRQCDYPTYQENERYSHNPHYNGPLMSIQNSLLLNSLDLNEKNSHVVNEHHVNLLTTLNNDKSNKLSAYSILSPYRQRHSYHSEQLQQQPNIFIRSSERNHKPLSYFPIQYTDDKMLWNISSSSSNNDNRESLNPTKNMHLLKQQQQEETYESNRSLDNYLDQM